Proteins encoded by one window of Juglans regia cultivar Chandler chromosome 15, Walnut 2.0, whole genome shotgun sequence:
- the LOC108992305 gene encoding BRI1 kinase inhibitor 1-like: MDRNTRVKLVDKHQEDRKSKQEGKEAIAAKQQSPTSPVSPPSASSSPSHEFSFTISLHSSSTPIHDKTNLPPSFAADLSPADDIFFHGHLLPLRLLAHLPVSPRSSTNNLDSFSLPIRGSLDEQDPNKDSNSCSTRNGNSITNNLNRSNHFKRNFGETMGRIKSKTFSLFGLARRQRGPEVTERKDKEKHKRKLRFDVSHVLRRYVRMFRPLMFFRRRGENIRLRRQPYSFSGDLSMRNKQELGGRREEFSAPASMRTSPKNSGLLVATAALPSSTSDSTMEELQAAIQAAIAHCKNSISKEEKIKSLD; the protein is encoded by the coding sequence ATGGACAGAAACACCAGAGTGAAATTAGTAGACAAGCATCAGGAAGATAGGAAGTCAaaacaagaaggaaaagaagcCATAGCAGCAAAGCAACAGTCACCAACATCTCCTGTATCACCACCTTCAGCATCCTCCTCTCCATCCCATGAATTCTCCTTCACAAtctctctccactcttcctcaacACCAATCCATGATAAAACCAATTTGCCACCTTCATTTGCAGCTGATTTGTCTCCGGCAGATGACATTTTCTTCCATGGCCACCTGCTTCCTCTCCGCCTCCTCGCTCACCTCCCTGTCTCTCCTCGCTCCTCTACTAATAACTTGGACAGCTTCAGCCTCCCAATCAGAGGCTCATTGGATGAGCAAGATCCCAATAAAGACAGCAACAGCTGCAGCACCAGAAATGGGAACAGCATCACCAACAACCTTAACAGAAGCAACCACTTTAAACGTAACTTTGGGGAAACAATGGGAAGAATCAAGTCGAAGACTTTCTCGTTATTTGGGCTGGCAAGACGGCAAAGGGGGCCTGAAGTTACAGAGAGGAAAGATAAGGAGAAACACAAGAGGAAGCTGAGGTTCGATGTGAGTCATGTATTGAGGAGGTACGTGAGGATGTTCCGTCCATTAATGTTCTTCAGAAGGAGAGGAGAGAATATCCGATTACGTCGCCAACCGTATTCGTTTTCAGGTGACCTGAGCATGAGAAATAAGCAAGAGTtaggaggaagaagagaagagttTTCAGCACCAGCGTCAATGAGGACATCTCCAAAAAATAGTGGTCTTCTTGTAGCAACTGCAGCGCTTCCTTCTTCTACTAGTGACAGCACCATGGAAGAGTTGCAGGCAGCTATTCAAGCTGCGATTGCTCATTGCAAGAATTCAATTTCGAAGGAAGAGAAAATCAAAAGCTTAGATTAG